tagtctttccttacccctaagtagtcttccctttccccctaaacagtcttcctttccccccccctaagcactctttcctaaACTCCtccctaaacaaccttctttcctttccccccacatacattccctttccttccccttccctttgccttttccttcctcctttccttccctttttccttccctttttccttcctcctttccttcttctattccttccttcacctccttctttccttccacttccttttccttccttcttcccctttccttctctttctctttccttctccttcccttcttctattccttccttcacctccttctttccttccacttccttttccttccttcttcccctttccttcccttcccttcccttccttcttcccctttccttcccctttccttcccttcccttcccttccttcttcccctttccacttccttttattcctttcccttctattccttccccttctattcctttcccttcttaatccttcccttctccttccccatccctttctttccttccttcccttctccttccccatccctttctttccttcccttagtccctttccttccttcccccttccccttcccttctccttctctttccttctccttctctttccttttctttccttccccttctttcattcattctcctttcctttctcattCCCCTTGCCTTTCCCTTCTAATCCCCTCCTCtttcctattccttttcctttccttcccccttccccttcccttctctttctctttccttctccttctctttccttctattaCTCtattacattaataatgtaataatgatgtattaaaatatttaactATTGAATTATTGAACTATTGAATTATTACTTACCTGATTGGTCTTGGGATAACTTCGTCAGACTGTCCATTAGTGTCTTCACATCGAGGGAGTTAGGACTGCTAACAGTACTGGCACTCTGTACTACTGACTCGAAAGCTGTTAACAATTTGTCCTTTGGAATGGTGTAGTCCTCATTTACTAATACGTCGGATATGGATGGTGTACCAGCGCTACTACTCTGAGTGGTGCTGCTGCTCAGTTTCATGAAGTCCGTCATGCTACTTGCATTATCCTTTAAGTATTCCTTCTGTTTCGTGCTGTCCCCCGCCGGCTGCTTCCCGCTGTTACAGATACTTGGCCAATGGGACCACGGAATCTTTATCCTCCAGGGTCCACTATTGCCCTCGTCCCTCTTCTGTTTTGTCCATAGTTTGATTGTGTCACCCAAAACAGACTTCCCAACTATTAAATCGTTGTACGTCAGAGCACTACATTTATTCAATTGTTTTGAGAGATCCGGCTTTCCACTCTTTCCCCCTTGCTTCAGATGCTCTATTAATTGGGCGTCCACTTTGTCCCCTATGTTCGTCTCAACCTTCTCTATAACTTCCATTAATTTACAGTGATCACCGTAAATGGTGGAAAGGGCAACTGTTCCGACAATGCAGCGATTAAAGGCTTCGCCCTTATCCTCAGTAAAATCTGCGATAACTGGTGCCTCATCATAACCCGTTGGTTTCCCATCTTGAAGCTTCCTCCTCCTGCTCACACCACTcacgaaatattttatttctaatagAGCTTGGCACAATATTTCCATATATTGCGGCTGCGCCCCGCTACCTGCTGGCCACGTTATGCTCCCTTTCCCACAGAACTTATGTATCTCCGCGGACTCCTGCGGCACCAGCGAACCCTCCAATTTCTTCCATGTTTTCTCCAAATCAGTCCTCACTTTTTCCTATgtacaaaataaagaaaggagGACAGTGTATATacgcatacatgtacatgcgcacatatatatatgtgtacacatatgtgtatacatatagtCACATATGATGTCCCCATCACATCAATACATATTCACTTACTGCAATGTTCTGACCACTCGAACTGCTGGTCAATGCCCCATCTGTCGATAATTTCTCTAACCACTCCTGAAACATGGGAGTGGTACCACCAGCGGCACCAGCACCACCGGTGCcactaccaccaccaccgGCACCGCCGCCATTGCCCGATCCTGATACCATGATTGCGTGTCTTCGTCGtcacaaaggaaaaaaaatttatatatatatatactatatatatattatatatgtatattatatatatgttatatatgtagaattaaagaaggaaacacagaaaaaaaaaaaaaaaaaaaagaagaagaagaaggaaaaatattcttccttttttttccttcttcctttcctttcttccttagatccttctttttctttcctctaaaaccttctttatcttcctttttcccttcctttcttctt
Above is a window of Plasmodium knowlesi strain H genome assembly, contig: PKNH_00_12, whole genome shotgun sequence DNA encoding:
- a CDS encoding SICAvar, type I (fragment), whose translation is MVSGSGNGGGAGGGGSGTGGAGAAGGTTPMFQEWLEKLSTDGALTSSSSGQNIAEKVRTDLEKTWKKLEGSLVPQESAEIHKFCGKGSITWPAGSGAQPQYMEILCQALLEIKYFVSGVSRRRKLQDGKPTGYDEAPVIADFTEDKGEAFNRCIVGTVALSTIYGDHCKLMEVIEKVETNIGDKVDAQLIEHLKQGGKSGKPDLSKQLNKCSALTYNDLIVGKSVLGDTIKLWTKQKRDEGNSGPWRIKIPWSHWPSICNSGKQPAGDSTKQKEYLKDNASSMTDFMKLSSSTTQSSSAGTPSISDVLVNEDYTIPKDKLLTAFESVVQSASTVSSPNSLDVKTLMDSLTKLSQDQS